In Pochonia chlamydosporia 170 chromosome Unknown PCv3seq00008, whole genome shotgun sequence, the following proteins share a genomic window:
- a CDS encoding maltase (similar to Neosartorya fischeri NRRL 181 XP_001261589.1), translated as MTVISREKKWWKEAVIYQIYPASFCDSNGDGIGDLPGITSKLDYIARLGVNVIWICPMYDSPQIDMGYDISNYEDVYRPYGTVEDMEVLIRETHARGMRIMLDLVINHTSDQHAWFKESRSSKDNPKRDWYIWRPAKYSPSGERLPPNNWRSNFGGGSAWEWDEATGEYYLHLFATEQPDLNWENEVTRKAIYASAMEFWLDRGVDGFRVDTVNMYSKPDLSDAPIVDPKAPFQPAGLLYCNGPRMHEFLGEMNAILSRYGAITVGELPNTPDMDRVLQYVSAKAKQLDMVFQFDVVDTGFGKTHKYETTPKNYTLPDFKAAVGRTQGLIRGSDGWTTVFLENHDQARSVSRFTDDRPEYRVLGAKMLALMESCLSGTQYVYQGQEIGCVNVPKETYPVENYLDIDSCLFIKMTKDLHGADNKQELDKAFSALQHLARDHSRVPIAWNGKAKYGGFSEAAEKAGLDVKESWMKPHPLAGEINVASQVDDPDSVFAFWRKMLRFRREHADLLVYSDFRDLRPQDMDLFVFVKEDPRGADKAVVILNFTTEEKKVVMPTAEELGLQDVKLVPVMSTHGGKIREGVLSPFEGQVYLAGA; from the coding sequence ATGACGGTCATATCTCGTGAGAAAAAGTGGTGGAAAGAGGCCGTCATTTACCAGATCTACCCGGCCTCATTCTGTGACtccaatggcgatggcatCGGTGATTTGCCAGGCATCACATCCAAGCTAGACTACATCGCTAGGTTGGGCGTCAATGTGATTTGGATCTGCCCCATGTACGACAGTCCCCAGATCGACATGGGCTACGATATTTCCAACTATGAGGATGTCTACAGGCCGTACGGCACAGttgaggacatggaagtTCTCATCCGCGAGACACACGCTCGCGGCATGCGAATTATGCTAGATCTCGTCATTAACCACACCTCTGACCAGCACGCTTGGTTCAAGGAATCTCGCTCAAGCAAAGATAACCCCAAGAGAGACTGGTACATCTGGCGACCAGCCAAGTATTCCCCCTCTGGGGAGAGACTGCCTCCTAACAACTGGCGTTCCAactttggtggtggcagcGCGTGGGAGTGGGATGAAGCCACTGGGGAGTATTACTTGCACTTGTTCGCGACGGAGCAGCCTGATTTGAATTGGGAGAACGAGGTTACCAGGAAAGCTATTTACGCATCAGCCATGGAATTCTGGCTCGATCGCGGCGTGGACGGTTTCCGCGTCGACACTGTCAACATGTACAGCAAGCCTGATCTTAGCGACGCACCTATCGTGGATCCTAAGGCCCCCTTCCAGCCCGCAGGTCTATTGTACTGCAATGGGCCCCGGATGCACGAGTTCCTGGGAGAAATGAACGCCATTCTCTCCCGTTATGGGGCCATTACCGTGGGCGAGCTTCCAAACACCCCAGACATGGATAGGGTTCTGCAGTATGTGAGCGCCAAGGCGAAGCAGCTCGATATGGTGTTCCAGTTTGACGTGGTGGACACTGGGTTCGGTAAAACACACAAATACGAAACTACGCCCAAGAATTACACACTGCCCGACTTCAAAGCTGCAGTCGGACGCACTCAGGGACTCATCCGCGGCTCTGATGGCTGGACGACTGTCTTTCTCGAGAACCACGACCAAGCCCGGTCGGTCTCTCGCTTCACCGACGACAGACCTGAGTACCGCGTCCTCGGAGCCAAGATGCTCGCTCTTATGGAGTCTTGTCTCAGTGGTACCCAGTACGTCTACCAAGGTCAGGAAATCGGCTGCGTCAACGTACCGAAAGAGACGTACCCCGTCGAGAACTATCTCGACATCGACAGCTGCCTCTTCATCAAGATGACCAAAGACCTCCACGGCGCCGACAACAAACAGGAACTAGACAAGGCTTTCTCCgctcttcaacatctcgCTCGAGACCATTCCCGCGTACCAATAGCATGGAACGGCAAAGCCAAATACGGCGGTTTCTCAGAGGCAGCCGAAAAAGCAGGCCTGGACGTCAAAGAATCCTGGATGAAGCCCCATCCCCTGGCCGGCGAGATCAACGTCGCGTCGCAGGTCGACGATCCGGACAGCGTGTTCGCATTCTGGCGCAAGATGCTGCGCTTCAGAAGGGAACACGCCGATTTACTGGTGTACAGCGACTTCAGAGATCTGCGGCCCCAGGATATGGAcctgtttgtgtttgtgaaGGAGGATCCTCGGGGGGCTGATAAAGCAGTTGTGATTTTGAACTTTACGacggaggagaagaaggtggtTATGCCGACGGCAGAGGAGCTGGGACTTCAggatgtgaagctggtgcCTGTTATGTCTACGCATGGTGGGAAGATACGGGAGGGTGTGTTGTCGCCTTTTGAGGGACAGGTTTATCTTGCTGGTGCTTGA